The DNA sequence CGCTAGTAACCAGGCACTGGAACAAGCAAAATTAGATTACACAGCTCTGAAAATTGAGGTTGAAACATGCCATTCTATCTTTCATCCCCCaggtaatttataaaaaattctacatAGAACAGAGTCCTGTTCAAATgtaccaactttttttttttataagttcaaaTGTACCAAGTATAATGGCATCAGAGGTTCTAAACATGTCATGAATCATCTTCAACAGCTTCAGCGGCAGCTATCTCAGAATCCAACTTGTTCATTAGCTGTTCACTTACGTGCTTTGCCACGGATATCATGTCGAGAACGATGCTAGGATCTAGGCCTGCACCACCTCGTTTAGTCAGACCACAAATGTGTCCTTTCCTGTTGACAGATATAGAGACCGCAGAGCTCATTTGGGATTCCTCTTCTGATGTGGCATCTACTATATAGTGCCTACCCACCTATAAAATACAAGGAAATATTTAATGATGCAATTTGTAgcttacaaaatttttatatgttCTATAACTAAAACAGTGATTTTGTCACCTTTGTTAACGTAACTATGACGGGGACGTCTGATGTGTCAAACTGCAGAAATTCTTCGTCACTAATGTCAACCTCTGGTTGCTCATCGCCTGAAGCACCAGCTGCCACAAGAACCCTTGGAATGCCGGTGTTGCTCAGAGCAGCCTTCAGGTGCAAAATTAATAAGATACATTAGTTTTCGGTTTCCAATGGCAGCAAAGTCAACTACATAAACTGCCTCTGATCATGATAGTTTGTTTTAGGAGAATAACgccaaaattttaaatttatactgCCATCAAAGTCTGTTTGAATTCTGCAGATATATTAGGAAAACTTACAAGAAAGGAGGACCCAAGTACTTATggtttcattattattattttttttataagtacttatggtttaattaataatattttaatctattGATTAAAATTGTCATTGTcagatttaattaaaaaagaatttcaatTGCAAATATATAATTGGATAGAGAGAAAAACCACCTTAATGGCAGCACCTAGGGCATCCAGTAGATTCCCATCTGAACTAACGACGAGGCAATCAATATAAAGACCCCAGCACATCTTTCCCTCCACAACTATTAGAGATGAGAGATCAATTCCAGCCCCTAGGAAAAGTTAAATAGGACCCCTCTATTATCAACTCAAGTAAAGCAAGAACCTAATTCAAGCACGATATAGGGTTGTTCACAACCGAAATGATAGAAAGCAGATGGTTACTTCTCTTGCTCTAATTAAATTCGTACCTGCCCCACTTTTACCACCCAAGAGACAACACTGAAGAGCAACCGAGAGGTCTGTAGACAACTCATCACCCCCTCGTCCCTGCATAAAATGTATGATATAgaatttaattttacaatatgtacAACATGTTTTGGACACACCCACCACCCACACACAACCACAGGAAACAAATGAAAGACACTAAAGACAAGCGACCACATAGGGCTAAGCAATGAATCACGTTGGAATAATCAAATTGGATTCTTTAAGAgaactattttatataatgactcattttttatatttattacaaagaatcagaaaagaaaaaagaagtctaCATGCGCTCAATCaccaaaaaaaatagaagaattcaGAAAATCACCGTACACAACCTCAAACATTGGTGCTGCAGTTGGACTACAATCAACATAAATGGAGACCTTTCCTTTGTCAGGTTGCAATGAACTTGGCTTCCCAAGTTCAGCCTGCATTTAAAGAAATTAGTAGGCAACATATTGCAAGTATTCACCAGAAGATCTACCAACAAGCCCGAAATGGTTAGTCACTGTTGGCAATTGTCACTTAAGAAATGCACATAGTAGATCCAGCATCCAGTAGATGTAATACCTTTACACTGGAAATAACATCTGTTGCCCCCATCCTGACTCTTGCCGAACCATTTGCCTGCAATGAATTCCAAGGAAAATTACAATTACATAAAACCATAAGAAGTTAATTCGGTTTGTATgctagaaaacaaaataaaccggTGTAGAAGAAATCATTCCCGATGCTTTAATGAAGTAAGCCACAAAGAAACTCAAATGAGACTTAATTCCAACTGATTGATTCAGCAGAGGAATTATTTTATGCATTTAGACAACATTCCAATGATGAATTGGAAAGAATATTATACCTGAGGTATAACTCCAGTTTCAACAGAAACAGGCCGGTAAGTTAATCTTTTCCGACCATCAGAGCGAAGATCTTGAGCAATGCCCCCCTGTATGAAGTTCTTCTCTCCAAGAGACAGTCCCACCATTCCTGCACACAGATAAAATTGGCATCAAAGGATTATACAAGAAAGCAAAAGAAACGGAAAATGGAGAAGGAAACCCTTTGGTgttaaaaaagacaaattcAAGTATTTTATAACATTCGATATTGCACTTcgcaaatttatttttagagtagTTGCAGGCAACAGTATTGTTGATACGCTCTAATAACCCCTCCCTCGCGATCACACTCCTGGAACTCAAACCCATGAAATCTAGCTCTAATAACACTTGTCGGATTGTGAACTGTCAATCTACCTAAAACCAATTGGTGTCTGGGGAGAAGTGCTCAAGTTTTGTATGTATTTGGCATTGCACCCCACATGCTTATTTTTAAAGCAGTCGCAAGGAGCAGTATTGTGGACACACTCCAACAGCGTAGATAGGAATCTGAATTTTGGTGGACCGaaaaaatgcatgtaaaaaatcTTCCATAAATACCAAGAGATTCCATAGATAGAGAACTTTTTTTACACGTGCAACACGCATAGAACAATAATTATTGAAACTGAAATTGATAGATAGTCCTTCACCAAACTATAGGAAAAGGTCACACTATGTTCTCTGACCAGTATCAGTTTTACCTAACTGCCCCACAAGACCTGTACATGTGGTGAGATTGCGTGTCTGtaatatgttttctttttcctttttctttcttttttggccAGAGAGATATTTATTCAGTGATCATGTCATAATTCTCCCTTCAAAAGACTTGAAATGAGGACATAATCGAAAGGAATAAATTAAGgggaaaaataagaataaacACAAGAAGTAGCCTTTTATCTGAATTTTGTGTATATGCATTACAAAAAGGAACATGCCACATAatccaaggcatgccatggaaTTCGGTATTGAGGAAGAAAAAGCATCAACTATCAAGATCAACAAAATGGTATGCATTCCTTTTGTAACAACTCTAGGACCTATAAGAATCTAAAACTTTAAATCTCAAGTCAGCAGAACCTAAAACCTAGGCTTCATCAAACCAACATATTAAAGTCTGTAGAATCTAAAATCGTAGATATCATCAAATCATTCTCAAAGTCTACAtcatctaaaacctcaaatataACACAGAGAAGTTCTTATGGTATGCAAAGTCAAAAACTTCAAGTTTTCCTAAAACTCATTCCGTCAAGTCAGCAGAATCtaaaacctgtctctgataccaactgtaaacGCCCCGTACCCGGAGAGTTACCGGAGAGTTAGAGAGTTAgctcatatcacctaaaattatatctcaaatatatatatatatatatatatatatatataactccaAAGACTCTACATAAACTCATTTCTTTAAACTAAACATACATGTTCCTCTACAAGGACATCAATATAGTTAATCAACAACTCCACAAAGTCTCTACAAAAATGTCAACATCCTAATAAACCAAATCAAATCTACTGAATAAGATTCTCTAATAATCATAGTACCCTTTGGTACTAAATCCACTATGCTCAACTAATCCTGCTCAAGCTTCCTATTTTTGATTCTCAGTTGAACTATcaaaatcatatgaaaatattggagGTAATTGGGTGAGTCATCAACAACTCGATAAGCAATGAACATATAcaaatatgtaaacatgagtcaaTTACAGaatgaaaaaccaaaacatattatgaaaatatcagagcaacagtttggaaatatttatatacaaaaatcctttggcatagcataattgATATTTTCATAGACCACCACgtagaaaaccactttatttccaaagttgGTGCACTAAAAAACagagatgttggtaccaacataaTAATAGAGGCCACGGTTTTACACATATTATAAGGTCAGAACAtaaagcagaaacaaaatgtcatgcAAGAGGTTTTCATATGCaacatcatatcataaaataGTATTGAATAGATATAGATCATATTTATATCATCATGTATGAAActttcagatttcatatttgctAAATTGCTCTTGTTATACAATTGAGAAATAGAGAGCCAAAAATGCTCACGTCTACACTagtaatgacaaaaaaatatttttcttttcttattcaaatacaatgttatgcagaaaaaaaaaatgaccgaTGTTTCCAATGTTCCATAACAATatatgcacatttttcataaaatcaaccttagtCCGTTTAGGCAAAGTCTAGCATACAAGCACCGCTTACCTAAATCTTGCAGTGTATTATGTAAGCCTAGGGTCCGACCTCTAACAGTATCACaacctaaaaaagaaaacattcaCTAAAGTGTTAATAAACCAAACAATCACAAAACCAACTTTACTAATGAAAACCCGTAAGCCAAACTACCAATTCAGCATGCCAAATCCATCACAACATTCAAAGAATTTCACTACTTCCTGAAAATTAGCCCATCCTCCTCAGATTTGCTTAACCATTTACCACAAGCAAGTTAGTCAAACAGCTCATACgttcaaaaacaaacattacTAGACTtatcaaacaaacaaacaacctGCATTTACCCCGACATGCCCAACACCCAAACAGCCCACAATTTAAGTTCATTCCCTCCTACTCCACAACATTACAAACCAAAGACTCTTGACATGCCAAACAACAGCCCAAACAGCCACACTATGGAGTCTCCTCCGCCAACAACACCACAAACCAAAGACTCCCAACATGTCACACAGCAAACCAACAACCACAATCTTCATATATTCCTTTGTCCACCTCACACAAGCAAGAGAATCTAAAAAAAACAGCAACCCAACACGAAGTAACACAACGTACAAGTTCTACAATTCAAGCATAATTAAAGGAATAAcccgagagagagaatgaacaGAGAACGTTAGATAAAGGTGCTTACCGTCGTTCAGCAAGAATCCAGGGAGGAGGTGGGGGCGTGCAGCACCAAACAACAAGAAACTGGCTAGAAACCGACGAAGGGATGAGTGAAAACAGAGGACCTGCGGGGGAGTggggacagagagagagagtgagatgcACTGTGGGTGTGAAATGGGGCATGTGTAGCCGAAATGGGGAGAGAGTGACAGGGAGAGAAAAACGGATTGGATCGTGCGTAACATAAGATGGGAAGGGGAGGGGCGTCAGTGCAGGGGAGGGGATGGAAGGGCAGAGGAGAGGAGCTGGGCGACTGAAACCTAAGGAGTAAACGGTGCGTTTAgaacctgttttttttttcctaggcAGGATGGGCTTAAACAAACTTGGGCCTAAGATTTGGGCTGGGTGTTACAACGTAGCATAAAATGTTTTAATCCAAAATGTAGTTTTGATCCGACCCAACTAAATTCTTGAGCCATTGATTCGCTAAAAGGATGAAAAAAAGATCCTGACTAAAATTAATGTGGGTACAAATCCTGtgggtaaaaataataaaatccaaTACAGGACCCAGCCCACTGAGTTAGTAGCTAGGGGGGAGGTTAgggagtaggggtgtaaccggtccgatcccgttttggacaaaatctaggaccgaaccggtatgtaccggttttgtattttccaaaaccaattACGCatcggttaccctcctaaattGGTACttcggtttccggtccggtccggttttccagtttttttaaaatgtaagtttcacagattgtcattaaaaatttgaatataaaatatataaaaaaaaaaaaaaaaaactgatttaaaaaaatctgttttaacttttactaaaaaaatctgttttactaaAAACtacttcaataaaaaatctgctttactaCAAAACTGAAAACCCTACATTCTAATcaatttcacaaacccaatcacaaaaccctaatatcacaaacacaataataaacacaattacaaaaaatcctaaatttcggattcaaaaaccctaatatcacaaaactgcAAATCCAATCGGCAATCACagtcacagattcacaaaaattccaatatcacaaaacccaatcacaaaaaccATAATatcacaaaaaccctaatatcacaaacaaattaataaaatcaattacaaaaaatcctaaatttcggattcaaaaaccctaatatcacaaaactgaAAATCCAATCGGCAATCACagtcacagattcacaaaaatcccaatatcacaaaacccaatcacaaaaaccctaatatcacaaaacccaattacaaaaatcctagtatgtaatttcaaaaaaaaaaaacttaccgtGGAGGCAGATCGGCAGAGAGACAGGGgccgagagagttgagagaagagagattgagagacgacagacgagagagtgagacaCGGGAGAGTTGAGTTGTGAGAGGCGGGAGAGTTGAGACTGAGAGCGAGAGACGAGAGCGTGAGAGACGAGGGACTTCTCACTGAGCCGAGGCGGAGGCAGAGTCACAGACAAGTCACGAGAGAGTGAGCCACTGAGCGCACGACGGCACGAGAGCGGAGAGAGTGAGAGGCGAGAGCAGAGTGCAGTGACAGTGTGTAGTCTCAAATCTGAGAAGTGAGACGAGAGGCGGAAAGACGAAACTTGAAAAAGACACGATTCAGAGTTTAGTCTTAGCcgaaaacggcgccgtttggcctttacttatttaattaatatttgattcttttcaatgagttttttttttaatgataactaaaatttatatatatttgtaatacatttaatagactatagtgatttaatataactatatatatttatatttgtaatacatttaatatactatagtcaaatatattatatattagactataatatatatatatatatatttgtaatatatttaatataccatagtctaatagtattaatattagcttattagtatagttatatattagtattacttatagtgatttagtataactatattagtataactataactatagtctatagtctatattaaactattagtattagactattagttaaatagttatagacttgtatattagtatagctatataatatatttgactatataataatattaatattagtctattagtatagttatatattagtattagttataaacttttagtgatttagtataactatattaatataactataattatattagactattagtattacttaaatagttatagacttatatattagtatagctaaataatatattagactatataatagtattaatattagactattagtatagttatatattagtattagttataaattatatattagtattagttataaacttttagtattaattataacttataagtaTAACAATAGTCTagagtctatattagactattagtgttagttaaatagttatagacttatatattagtatagctaaataatatattaaactatataatagtattaatattagactattaatatagttataagttatatattagtattagttataaacttttaataaaaacttgtagtattaattataactatagtcattagtctatattagactattagtattagcattttatgtaataatttataaattataataagaaattatttcatatatgaatatataattatatataaaaatttcaaataaaagtttataattatacataatatataacacttatatatattaatatatataatattttgtataaatcttatatatacaataatacaaatattattttttatatattacttttatcaaccggttcggtccgaaaaattttaaaatcgaaatcggccggttttcacattctaagaattGATCTGGAtcgatttttcggtttaaatttacacccctatcaGGGAGTCGAAAAGTGAGGTGGGGGAGTCAGGGCGATAAGGGGGTTAGGAAGAGTGGGGTTGTCGGGAGGACATGACAGGTAAGTGGCAGGCTCCAGAGCATCAACATAAGTAGTGCAAGTGGGAAGGGAAGGCTTCCTGACACACGCAACATGGGGTGGATAAAAAGCCCTCAACTGGATGACCAAAGGGATCTCTCGCTCTCGACTCtgtcttcttcctctcctccttctTCCAATGAAATGAGCGCACTAgagaacttcttcttcttcttcctctttgaCCTCTCCTCCAACCAGAGAACAATGAGCCCCAGCGAAGGCCTCTTATCCAGTAAATTTATATTCAGCATCATCATTGTATAGTGAGATATGTGGgaccatgagagactgtaaataagaatattataatggatttctcctccccaaacGTCCGTGGACGTACGCGttatgtcgaaccacgtaaacaAATGTGTTAATTTCTTTACTTTCTCTGCACTTATATTTTCCATTCACCGCCATGGACATATGCATCGCTACCGTGCAGTCGCACTGGAATACAGTCAGGGGCTTTAAATAACACCGAACAAGGCCCAAGTCACCCCAGTGGGCTGGGAAAGACTGTTTCTCTCCCTCTGGCCTGTTGAGCATTTTTATTGCATCAATAGTGGCGCCGTCTATGGGATTTGAACGCATCGCCACCGTGCAGCCACACCGGAATACTGCTGGGGACTCCAAACAACACCGAACGAGGCCCAAGTCGCCCCAATGGGCTGGGAAAgactctttctctccctccagcCTGTTGAGCGATTTTTACCGCATCAACAGTGGCGCTCTCTGCGGGATTCGAAAGCATCACCACTATGCAACCTCACCAAAATACTGCCGGGGGCTCCGAACGAGGCCCAAGTCGCCCTAGTGGGCTAGGAAAGACTCTTTCTCCTCCTCCAGCCTATTGAGAAATTTTTACCACATCAATAGTGGCATCGTCTGTggaatttgatttctttttttgtcaacGGCGGGACAAGGACAATTTCTCTGCGCCCTAGATAAATCATCGGACGAACGGATAACGCCCTCCCAGATGAGTATTCTCAATTTTCTACTtttacatttatgaaaaaatgagCGGGTAGCGGGCGAGAAAGATTTTTGGCGAAGATAAAATCTTTCTTGCCCAGGCAAGGGACTTATTGAACTCCTCGCCCCTACACCCGAATCACTCTAGTCTCTATCACATAAAAGCACACTGCCTGAACACTAGCAGACAAACACTacgcacttaagtgcacagtagCACACAAGCGCTACCCCCCCACGTGTACTGCACCCCACGTGTATAGTACTTGAGAGGGCACTGTGCACAACTTCAACCCCTCACTCCTGTGAGGGACCGATTTGACTCCTCGCCAGGGGAGTCACGTGTGCAGCCTCATGCGCGGTAAGGGACGCAAAGCCCAACCCCACCATGGCACAGCTGGTCCCCCGTCGACCACTAAGGGGGTCGCTGGTTCTGTCTGCCTCTCATGAGGTGGTCTCTGACCACCCCAGCCGACTGGCCACGGCTACTGGCTGTGTGGTGCATCAACGTGGGTATAGGCTTGCGACACTGCCGTGAGCTACGTGGACTTGATAATAGTTACCACTTGGCCGCTAGGCTTCTGAGAATTGCTCGGGGTGGTTACCGACCACTCTGGTCAGCTAGCGGCGTCGTTGGCCTCGCATGAACTCAGTGCGAGGGGCGCACACCCTAGAAGTCACTGCTTTGTTGCATCTCTTCTACCCAGGACTTGCTAAGCTTGGGGAGCACGATTCGAGAAGCATGTCAGGAAGCACGGCTCTGGAACCATCTCAGGAATCATGGCCCGGGAAGCATCACAACCCACTATTCTCAAGACTCATCTCCCTAGGATTTATTAAGCTCGGGAAACAAGTTCACACACGAGAGTTAAACTCGGGAAACAAATGAAGTTCACTCAAGAGCCACCTGCTTGAGAGTCACCATCTTGGGAGTCAAGTGCTTGGAAACCTTCCTCACCTGGTCTACACCGTGCTCCTTTACTCAAGAATCACCTCTTTAGGAGGGAGTCACCATCTTGGGAAGCATGGCTTGGGAACCATCATAACCCACTCTTCTCGGGACTCCTTTGCCCAAGATTTATTAAGCTCGGGAAACAAGTTCACGCACGAGAGTTAAACTCGGGAAACAAATGAAGTTCACTCGAGAGCCACCTACTCGGAAGTCACCGTCTCGGGAGTCAAGTGCTCGGCAACCTTCCTTGCCTGGTCGCACAGTGCTCCTCTACTCGGGAATCACCATCTCGGGAAGCTTGGCTCGGGAGTCACCATTTCGAGAGTCAAGTGCTCGGAAACCTTCATCTCCTGGTCTTCACGATGCTCCTCTACTCGGGAATCACCTCCTCAGGAAGGAGTCACCCTCTCAGGAAGCATGGCTCGGGAACCATCACAACCCACTCGGGAGTCTCCATCGCAGCCCCTCCTTCTCAAAAGTCATCTAGACGGGACCAGCTCACCAGCTCGGGAACCTACTGCGCAGAATGAAAACTAGCTCGGCACCTCATCAGTTTGAAAATTTGCTCAATTCGGCAGCACCTCGGCTTGGTAGCCACCCCACTCGGGAATCACCATCGCAGCCTCTTGGCTCGGGACTATCCTCTTGGAAAAAACTACACTCGGAAGCCACCATCAGAAATTACTCCCATCCCCTTGCTCGAATGTCACCTGCTCAAAAGCCTCATCTCCAGCTCGGGAACCCACTGCACGGTTGACACATGCTCGGTATCTCTAGCCCACCAACTCAACACCTCTCTTGCACGTAACTCATAGCTCGGGATTCGCCTGCTCGAACCCTCCAGCATGGAGCTTACCTACGTGCCTGAGCGCGAGAATTACAACCAACAGCAgacaactttttttcaaagcaaaaagATTGACCACATCAACTAAAAACTTTCCGGTATTATCTCTAAAAATTTGTGTGAATTTATTTATACTAACGAAATTACTTCTTATAGTGCGGAAACACTGGTCATGTTGCCCCGCGCTCCGGCGAAGCAATTTGGCACGGACGAGCGCCCCCGTCCAACTAAGCTGAGTCTATACACTTGCAAGAAGATAGGTCTCTTGACTCGCTAAGCCGAGTACACTcacaagaagacgggtcccttgactcgctgaCCTGAGTCATTGCACTCGCAAGAAGAtgagtcccttgactcactGTGGGGTAAGGCTCCAAGTCTCCAGACTTGCCACCAACCCCCAGTCCAACAAAGTCAAGTCCTgacactcgcaagaagatggGTCATGTGACTCGCTGCGAGGTAAGGCCCCAAGTCTTTGGACTTGCTGCTGACCCCCATTCAACAAACCAAAGTCCTTACACTCCTAAGAAGACAAGTCCCTTAACTCGCTAAGCCGagtacactcgcaagaagacgggcCCCTTGATTTGCTGCGGGGTAAGACCCCAAGTCTCAGAACTTGCCCCTGACCCTTCGTCCAGCAAATCCAAGTCCTTACACTTGCAAGAagatgggtcccttgactcgtgCCGAGTGTCACGCTCGAGCCATAACCACTGCCAGTGTGTTACCTTCCGAAATGAGCCTACTGAGTTAACGGGTCATCTAGCTCCACAACTTCCAAGCGCGGGTTACCTTCAAGAACGAGTCGACTGGCTTGGCAATTGCCTAAAATGGACCTAGTGGGTCGACGGGCCCTCTGACCACTTTGCGTGGGCTACATCAAATGAACATACACTTTATAAATAGCAACAAACATTCGATCTCCGCTCTCACACTATATGCAGTTGAGTCCATCTCCTGCCTTAGCCGAGCTCCGCGCTCACACTCTAAGCGGTCAAGCCCATCTCCCACCGGCTCTCACACCATACgtggtcgagtccatctcccgcCTTAGCTGAGCTTTACGCTTGCACTCTACGTAGTCGAGTCCATCTCTCGCCTTAGCTGAGCTCTGCGCTCGCACTCTACGCGGTAGAGCCCGTCTCCGGCCTTGGTCAAGCTTCGCGCTCGCACTCTACGCTGTCGAGCCCATCTCCCGCCTTAGCTGAGCTCCGTGCTCGCACCATACGAGGTCGAGCCTGTCTCTGGCCTTAGTCGAACCTTGCGCTCGCACTCTACGCGGTCGAGCCTATCTCCCGCCCTAGACTCGCACAAGTTGCCTACCCGCACACTACGTAATCAAGCTCATATCTCAAACCTGGGTTCGAAAATGTTTACTGTTTGCACCAGAGGAACAAATGAACGAGGACCGGCCTTCAGAATTTACTTCCCTATGTATATGGGCAAACCAAGTCGACTACATTTTTACCTCTAAAGATTCTCAAAGTCCTTACTTGCCCTTAAGAATCGCGAGGTACTGTAAGGGAGTAAAAACAATAAAGCCCAATACAGGGCCAGCCCACCGAGTTAGTAGCTAGGGGAGGTCAGGGAGCCAGAAAGTGAGGTAGGGGAGTCAGGGGGTAAGGGGTCAGGAGGCGTGGGGTtgtcgggggggggggggggggggggacatgACAAGCAGGTGGCAGGCTTCAGAGCATCAACATGAATGACACAAGTGGGAAGGGAAGGCTTCTTGACACACGCAAGGGACCGGTCCCACCATTACCAACTGACACACGCAACAGGGGTGGATAAAAGGCTCTCAGCCGGATGACCAAAATGATCCCTCACTCTCGACTccgtcttcttcctctcctgCTTCTTCCAGTGAAAGATGCGCACCAGGGGTTTTAGTCTTCTTCTTTGTCTTCAATTCCCCTTCTTCCTTTTCGATCTCTCTTCCAACCAAAGAACAAGGAGCCCCAGCGAATGCCTCTTCTCCAGTAAATTTATATTCAGTATTACCATTGTATAGTGAGATATAAGGgatcatgagagactgtaaacaagaatattatagtggatttctcctCCTCAAACACTCGTGGACGTAAGTATTATGCCGAATCACGTAAACCCATGTGTTCATCTCTTTACTTTCTCTGCACTTATGTTTTCCATTCACCGCCATGGACGTACGCATCGCCACCATGCAGTCGCATCGA is a window from the Juglans regia cultivar Chandler chromosome 7, Walnut 2.0, whole genome shotgun sequence genome containing:
- the LOC108984003 gene encoding exosome complex component RRP42, producing MVGLSLGEKNFIQGGIAQDLRSDGRKRLTYRPVSVETGVIPQANGSARVRMGATDVISSVKAELGKPSSLQPDKGKVSIYVDCSPTAAPMFEGRGGDELSTDLSVALQCCLLGGKSGAGAGIDLSSLIVVEGKMCWGLYIDCLVVSSDGNLLDALGAAIKAALSNTGIPRVLVAAGASGDEQPEVDISDEEFLQFDTSDVPVIVTLTKVGRHYIVDATSEEESQMSSAVSISVNRKGHICGLTKRGGAGLDPSIVLDMISVAKHVSEQLMNKLDSEIAAAEAVEDDS